Proteins encoded in a region of the Ralstonia pseudosolanacearum genome:
- the rpsU gene encoding 30S ribosomal protein S21, whose product MTTIRLKENEPVEVALRRFRREIERTGLIKELRARTAYEKPTTERKRKKAAAVSRTRKRLRSQMLPKKLY is encoded by the coding sequence ATGACCACCATCCGCCTGAAAGAAAACGAGCCGGTCGAAGTCGCGCTGCGCCGCTTCCGCCGTGAAATCGAGCGCACCGGCCTGATCAAGGAACTGCGCGCACGCACCGCCTACGAAAAGCCGACGACCGAGCGCAAGCGCAAGAAGGCTGCCGCCGTGTCGCGCACGCGCAAACGCCTGCGCTCGCAAATGCTGCCGAAGAAGCTC